A stretch of Corynebacterium timonense DNA encodes these proteins:
- a CDS encoding acetyl-CoA C-acetyltransferase, which produces MNQPRKVAVLGGNRIPFARSNKEYADASNQDMLTAALDGLVARYGLQDQRLGTVVGGAVLKHSRDFNLVRESVLGSALDPSTPAFDLQHACGTSLTSAIQVADAIALGRIESGIGCGSDTTSDAPLAVNDDLRKTLIKASQAKKPLDQVKLLGSVRPSQLAPVQPRNGEPRTGLSMGEHAAITAREFEISREAQDELAAASHQNLAKAYEEGFFTDLITPYLGVQRDTNLRPDSTVEKLAALKPVFGKKDAIQHGGTATMTAGNSTPLTDGAAAVLLGSEDYAREQGLEPQAWIVDSEIAAVDFVNGNDGLLMAPTYAVPRLLERNGLTLQDFDFYEIHEAFASQVLATLAAWEDGTYCRDRLGLDAPLGPIDRAKLNVKGSSLAAGHPFAATGARILASAAKNLADNGGGRTLISVCAAGGQGVVAIIER; this is translated from the coding sequence GTGAATCAGCCCCGTAAGGTTGCCGTCCTCGGCGGCAACCGCATCCCCTTCGCCCGCTCCAACAAGGAATACGCAGACGCCTCCAACCAGGATATGCTCACCGCCGCGCTCGACGGCCTGGTCGCGCGCTACGGCCTGCAGGACCAGCGCCTCGGCACCGTCGTCGGCGGCGCTGTGCTCAAGCACTCCCGCGACTTCAACCTCGTGCGCGAGTCCGTGCTCGGCTCCGCGCTGGACCCGTCCACGCCGGCCTTCGACCTGCAGCACGCCTGCGGCACCAGCCTGACCTCGGCGATCCAGGTCGCCGACGCCATCGCGCTCGGCCGCATCGAGTCGGGCATCGGCTGCGGCTCCGACACGACCTCGGACGCACCGCTGGCGGTCAACGACGACCTGCGCAAGACGCTCATCAAGGCCTCCCAGGCAAAGAAGCCGTTGGACCAGGTCAAGCTGCTCGGCTCCGTGCGCCCCAGCCAGCTTGCGCCCGTGCAGCCGCGCAACGGCGAGCCGCGCACCGGCCTGTCCATGGGCGAGCACGCGGCGATCACCGCGCGCGAGTTCGAGATCTCCCGCGAGGCCCAGGACGAGCTCGCGGCAGCCTCCCACCAGAATCTGGCCAAGGCCTACGAGGAGGGCTTCTTCACCGACCTGATCACCCCGTACCTCGGCGTGCAGCGCGACACCAACCTGCGCCCCGACTCCACGGTGGAGAAGCTGGCCGCGCTCAAGCCCGTCTTTGGCAAGAAGGACGCCATCCAGCACGGCGGGACCGCGACGATGACCGCGGGCAACTCCACCCCGCTGACCGACGGCGCCGCCGCCGTCCTGCTCGGCTCCGAGGACTACGCCCGTGAGCAGGGCCTGGAGCCCCAGGCGTGGATCGTCGATTCCGAGATCGCCGCCGTCGACTTTGTCAACGGGAACGACGGCCTGCTCATGGCGCCGACCTACGCTGTGCCGCGCCTGCTGGAGCGCAACGGCCTGACCCTGCAGGACTTCGACTTCTACGAGATCCACGAGGCGTTCGCGTCCCAGGTCCTTGCCACCCTCGCCGCGTGGGAGGACGGCACCTACTGCCGCGACCGCCTCGGCCTCGACGCGCCGCTCGGCCCCATCGACCGCGCCAAGCTCAACGTGAAGGGCTCCTCGCTGGCAGCGGGCCACCCCTTCGCGGCCACGGGTGCGCGCATCCTCGCCAGCGCCGCGAAGAACCTCGCGGACAACGGCGGCGGGCGCACCCTCATCTCCGTCTGCGCTGCGGGCGGCCAGGGCGTCGTCGCCATCATCGAGCGCTAA
- a CDS encoding acyl-CoA dehydrogenase family protein, whose product MSTPTKDTIPATEPAETTDHVNGGKVDDKKTDAKPEKNQPAALPPTPDPAAVADLADLLDGNFKARKESIRPLLNNPNLLPKIDGSLEEIRAENLKKVQAIADSGNIQGSFSPLNGGDGEVAAGVSSLELIAQINASACIKSGVQFGLWGGAVDALGTERHIKFAKGSMDLSMLGCFAMTEIGHGSNVQHLETTATYDPETKEFIVNSPTPGSKKAYIGNAARDGRWAAVFAQLYTPDSEESKGVHCLIVRIREDDGSPVEGVECTDHGHKGGLLGVDNGMITFDHVRVPREHLLNRFADVAEDGTYTSPIESKNRRFFTMLGTLVRGRLGVGASAAGATRAALAIAVKYANIRRQFEAGDQDSESRLIDYRAHRRRLLIPLAKSYALAVFQNKLLDRYQEQTDAQIGGDWNPSKPTDEQDRAGREMESLAAIFKATASTHANATIQECREACGGAGYMSENLLSTFRADVDIFTTFEGDDTILRQLVGKNLLTAYGREVSELSPFGMARFVAANVGDILTRRSGIAASVQSLQDRVTGTDSLFDAETQLQVVQTREEQVLNSLVRRVQVARKMERSEAAKVIDRAQDHLLAAAVAYGDRMMVQSMIEAEQELPAGSAARAVFEQVRHLFVLDTITTYADWYQEHNVLPSGRLKAAKAAVNDLVDSLGPWSEVLVDAFKIPQVVLDRPMMVNGGTDLS is encoded by the coding sequence ATGTCTACCCCCACCAAGGACACCATCCCGGCGACTGAGCCCGCAGAGACCACCGACCACGTCAACGGCGGCAAGGTCGACGACAAAAAGACGGACGCGAAGCCGGAGAAGAACCAGCCGGCAGCCCTGCCGCCCACCCCGGACCCCGCGGCCGTGGCAGACCTCGCGGATCTCCTCGACGGCAACTTCAAGGCGCGCAAGGAATCGATCCGACCGCTGCTGAACAACCCCAACCTGCTGCCAAAGATCGACGGCTCCCTCGAGGAGATCCGGGCGGAGAACCTGAAAAAGGTCCAGGCCATCGCAGACTCGGGCAACATCCAGGGCTCCTTCTCGCCGCTCAACGGTGGCGACGGCGAGGTCGCGGCGGGTGTGTCCTCGCTTGAGCTGATCGCCCAGATCAACGCCTCCGCGTGCATCAAGTCCGGTGTCCAGTTCGGCCTGTGGGGCGGCGCGGTCGACGCGCTGGGCACCGAGCGCCACATCAAGTTTGCGAAGGGCTCCATGGACCTGTCCATGCTGGGGTGCTTCGCCATGACCGAGATCGGCCACGGCTCGAACGTCCAGCACCTCGAGACCACCGCGACCTACGACCCGGAGACCAAGGAGTTCATCGTGAACTCGCCGACCCCGGGATCGAAGAAGGCGTACATCGGCAACGCCGCCCGCGACGGTCGTTGGGCGGCCGTCTTTGCGCAGCTCTACACCCCGGACTCCGAGGAATCCAAGGGCGTGCACTGCCTCATTGTGCGCATCCGGGAGGACGACGGCTCCCCGGTCGAGGGCGTCGAGTGCACCGACCACGGCCACAAGGGCGGCCTGCTCGGCGTGGACAATGGCATGATCACCTTCGATCACGTCCGCGTCCCGCGCGAACACCTCCTCAACCGCTTCGCCGACGTGGCTGAAGACGGCACCTACACCTCGCCGATTGAGTCGAAGAACCGCCGCTTCTTCACCATGCTTGGCACGCTCGTGCGCGGCCGCCTCGGCGTGGGCGCCTCCGCCGCGGGCGCGACCCGCGCGGCGCTTGCCATCGCCGTGAAGTACGCGAACATCCGCCGCCAGTTCGAGGCGGGCGACCAAGACAGCGAGTCCCGCCTCATCGACTACCGCGCGCATCGCCGCCGCCTGCTCATCCCGCTGGCGAAGTCCTACGCCCTCGCGGTGTTCCAGAACAAGCTCCTCGACCGCTACCAGGAGCAGACCGACGCCCAGATCGGCGGCGATTGGAACCCCTCCAAGCCGACCGACGAGCAGGACCGCGCGGGCCGCGAGATGGAGTCACTCGCCGCCATCTTCAAGGCGACGGCCTCCACCCACGCCAACGCGACGATCCAGGAATGCCGCGAGGCGTGCGGCGGCGCCGGCTACATGTCGGAGAACCTCCTGTCGACGTTCCGCGCCGACGTCGACATCTTCACCACCTTCGAGGGCGACGACACGATTCTGCGCCAGCTCGTGGGCAAGAACCTGCTCACCGCCTACGGCCGGGAAGTCTCCGAGCTGTCGCCGTTCGGCATGGCTCGCTTCGTCGCGGCGAACGTCGGCGACATCCTCACCCGCCGCTCCGGCATCGCCGCCAGCGTCCAGTCGCTGCAGGACCGGGTCACGGGCACGGACTCGCTTTTCGACGCCGAAACCCAGCTGCAGGTTGTCCAAACCCGCGAAGAGCAGGTGCTCAACTCCCTGGTCCGCCGCGTCCAGGTTGCCCGCAAGATGGAGCGCTCCGAGGCCGCCAAGGTCATCGACCGCGCCCAGGACCACCTGCTGGCTGCAGCGGTGGCCTACGGTGACCGCATGATGGTCCAGTCCATGATCGAGGCGGAACAGGAGCTGCCGGCCGGCTCCGCGGCCCGTGCCGTCTTCGAACAGGTCCGCCACCTGTTCGTGCTGGACACCATCACCACCTACGCCGACTGGTACCAGGAGCACAACGTCCTGCCGTCCGGGCGCCTGAAGGCCGCGAAGGCGGCGGTCAACGACCTCGTTGACTCGCTCGGCCCCTGGTCCGAGGTTCTCGTGGACGCCTTCAAGATCCCGCAGGTCGTCCTCGACCGCCCGATGATGGTCAACGGCGGCACCGACCTGAGCTAA
- the lipB gene encoding lipoyl(octanoyl) transferase LipB yields MTAPRDPFFPADKSIRASQAPLDVRDVGLVDYQEAWDMQADIAARRDRDDIGDTVLIVEHPYTYTAGKRTLPSDMPDDGSPVVQVDRGGRITWHGEGQLVVYPIIKLAEPVDVVDYVRRLEEAIIAAVRAAGVTTAGRIDGRSGVWVPATTPAADPAAPTRDRKIAALGIRITRGVTMHGLALNCNNTLEAYDHIVACGIDDADVTTLSLELGRDVPTSEAKKPLIDALDSALAGELAVANHTFKSAPDPTKGLRRSDF; encoded by the coding sequence ATGACTGCCCCACGCGATCCTTTCTTCCCAGCCGACAAGTCCATCCGAGCCTCACAGGCGCCGCTCGACGTGCGCGATGTGGGGCTCGTGGACTATCAGGAGGCCTGGGACATGCAGGCGGACATCGCCGCACGACGCGACCGCGACGACATCGGCGACACTGTCCTCATCGTTGAGCACCCCTACACCTACACGGCCGGCAAGCGGACCCTGCCCTCGGACATGCCGGACGACGGCTCCCCCGTCGTCCAGGTCGACCGCGGCGGGCGCATCACCTGGCACGGTGAGGGGCAACTTGTGGTCTACCCCATCATCAAGCTCGCCGAGCCCGTCGACGTCGTCGACTACGTCCGCCGCCTCGAGGAAGCCATCATCGCGGCCGTGCGCGCCGCGGGGGTCACCACGGCGGGGCGTATCGACGGCCGCTCGGGCGTCTGGGTGCCCGCCACGACCCCCGCTGCGGACCCCGCCGCCCCGACGCGGGACCGCAAGATCGCCGCGCTCGGCATCCGCATCACCCGCGGCGTGACCATGCACGGGCTGGCACTCAACTGCAACAACACGCTCGAGGCCTACGACCACATCGTCGCCTGCGGCATCGACGACGCCGACGTGACCACGCTGAGCCTCGAGCTCGGCCGCGACGTGCCCACTTCCGAGGCAAAGAAGCCGCTTATCGACGCCCTCGACAGCGCCCTCGCCGGCGAACTCGCCGTGGCAAACCACACGTTCAAGTCCGCCCCCGACCCCACGAAGGGGCTGCGACGCAGCGATTTCTAG
- the gcvH gene encoding glycine cleavage system protein GcvH: MALNEDFYYSEDHEWINSTPDAAVGSTVRIGITDVAAERLGEVVFADLPQVGDEITVGETCGEIESTKSVSDLYAPVSGTVTAVNDAIDGNFEIINNDPYGEGWLFEVEVSEVGPLLSASEYAEQNGL; the protein is encoded by the coding sequence ATGGCACTGAACGAGGATTTCTACTACTCCGAGGACCACGAGTGGATCAACTCCACCCCCGACGCCGCCGTGGGCTCCACCGTCCGCATCGGCATCACCGACGTCGCCGCCGAGCGCCTCGGCGAGGTCGTCTTCGCTGACCTGCCCCAGGTAGGCGACGAGATCACCGTCGGTGAGACCTGCGGCGAGATCGAGTCCACCAAGTCGGTCTCCGACCTGTACGCCCCCGTCTCCGGTACCGTGACCGCCGTCAACGACGCGATCGACGGCAACTTCGAGATCATCAACAACGACCCCTACGGCGAAGGCTGGCTCTTCGAGGTCGAGGTCAGCGAGGTTGGCCCCCTCCTGTCCGCGTCCGAGTACGCAGAGCAGAACGGCCTCTAA
- a CDS encoding 3-oxoacyl-ACP reductase: MSKQGLLEKLINSPLAAKAGVPQGYPLRRYKQGEPLLHGPVVVGGDGRLSEALASTLEGPYKLLKAQADTPRAGIVFDATGITAPEQLNKLHEFFHPQMRKVADNARLVVLGTTPELIEDTDARIAARALEGFTRSLAKEMRKAATVQLVYVDPAVDSSNFQGVESTLRFCLSGKSAYVDGQVIRVTAATAEAPADWDQPLAGRLAVVTGAARGIGAVIAEVLARDGAKVICIDIPQAGEGLAATANKVKGTALPLDVTDPTAAEQIARHAEERYKRKVDVVVHNAGVTRDKLLANMDDKRWNMVQSINLVAPVRITEKLIELGALGDAPAVIGVSSTSGIAGNRGQTNYATTKAGIIGFVDSLSGSVAELGGNLNAVAPGFIETDMTAAMPTGPREVGRRINSMQQGGLPIDVAETVAFFAATASTAVNGNTVRVCGQSILGA, from the coding sequence GTGTCCAAACAGGGCCTCCTGGAAAAGCTCATCAACTCCCCCCTCGCGGCTAAGGCGGGGGTCCCGCAGGGCTACCCCCTGCGCCGCTACAAGCAGGGCGAACCTCTCCTGCACGGCCCGGTCGTCGTCGGCGGCGACGGCCGCCTGAGCGAGGCCCTCGCCTCCACCCTGGAGGGGCCCTACAAGCTGCTCAAGGCGCAAGCCGACACCCCGCGCGCCGGCATCGTCTTCGACGCCACCGGCATCACCGCCCCGGAGCAGCTCAACAAGCTGCACGAGTTCTTCCACCCGCAGATGCGCAAGGTGGCGGACAACGCCCGCCTCGTCGTGCTGGGTACCACCCCGGAGCTCATCGAGGACACGGACGCGCGCATCGCCGCCCGCGCGCTCGAGGGCTTTACCCGCTCCCTGGCCAAGGAGATGCGCAAGGCCGCTACCGTCCAGCTCGTCTACGTCGACCCCGCCGTTGATTCCTCGAACTTCCAGGGCGTTGAGTCCACGCTGCGCTTCTGCCTGTCGGGCAAGTCCGCCTACGTCGACGGCCAGGTCATCCGCGTCACCGCCGCCACGGCCGAGGCGCCGGCCGACTGGGACCAGCCGCTCGCTGGCCGCCTCGCCGTAGTCACGGGCGCGGCCCGCGGCATCGGCGCCGTCATCGCTGAGGTGCTCGCGCGCGACGGCGCGAAGGTCATCTGCATCGACATCCCGCAGGCCGGCGAGGGTCTCGCGGCGACCGCGAACAAGGTCAAGGGCACCGCTTTGCCCCTCGACGTCACGGACCCGACCGCCGCGGAGCAGATTGCCCGCCACGCCGAGGAGCGCTACAAGCGCAAGGTCGACGTGGTGGTCCACAACGCCGGGGTGACGCGCGACAAGCTGCTGGCCAACATGGACGACAAGCGTTGGAACATGGTCCAGTCGATCAACCTGGTCGCCCCGGTGCGCATCACTGAGAAGCTCATCGAACTGGGCGCGCTAGGCGACGCCCCCGCCGTCATCGGCGTGTCCTCCACCTCCGGTATCGCTGGCAACCGCGGCCAGACCAACTACGCCACGACGAAGGCCGGCATCATCGGCTTCGTCGACTCGCTCTCCGGCTCCGTCGCCGAGCTCGGCGGCAACCTCAACGCGGTCGCTCCGGGCTTCATCGAGACCGACATGACCGCCGCGATGCCTACCGGCCCGCGCGAGGTGGGCCGCCGCATCAACTCGATGCAGCAGGGCGGGCTGCCCATCGACGTCGCCGAGACCGTCGCCTTTTTCGCCGCGACCGCCTCCACCGCCGTCAACGGCAACACGGTGCGCGTGTGCGGCCAGAGCATCTTGGGGGCGTAG
- the gcvT gene encoding glycine cleavage system aminomethyltransferase GcvT — protein sequence MPETPLHEAHEKLGATFTDFGGWTMPLKYGSELDEHRSVRNDVGIFDLSHMGEIEVSGPDAAAFLDYTLISSISKLKVGKAKYSMIVNDEGGILDDLISYRLGEESFLVVPNAANTETVWLAFQARAENFDVELANRSTEIGMVAVQGPRALEVIEPLLDGSPADLSYYSAAEMKLNGVDVIVARTGYTGEDGFELYAGFADTPAVWDAVVGAGTPCGLAARDSLRLEAAMPLYGQELTTDITPVEAGMGRAFAKKEADFVGKSALTGREPSVVIAGLTSSERRAAREGAEVYIGDEKIGVVTSGQPSPTLGYPVALAHLAPERAEVGTDVEIDIRGRRYPFTISETPFYNRKDA from the coding sequence ATGCCCGAAACACCCCTGCACGAAGCACACGAGAAGCTCGGTGCCACCTTCACCGACTTCGGTGGCTGGACCATGCCGCTGAAGTACGGCTCCGAGCTCGACGAGCACCGCTCTGTGCGTAACGACGTCGGAATCTTCGACCTGTCCCACATGGGCGAGATCGAGGTCAGCGGCCCGGATGCCGCCGCGTTCCTCGACTACACGCTGATCTCCTCCATCTCGAAGCTGAAGGTCGGCAAGGCGAAGTACTCGATGATCGTCAACGACGAAGGCGGCATCCTCGACGACCTCATCTCCTACCGCCTCGGGGAGGAGAGCTTCCTCGTCGTGCCCAACGCCGCTAACACCGAGACCGTGTGGCTCGCCTTCCAGGCTCGCGCGGAAAACTTCGACGTCGAGCTGGCCAACCGCAGCACCGAGATCGGCATGGTCGCGGTCCAGGGCCCGCGGGCTCTCGAGGTCATCGAGCCGCTGCTCGACGGCTCCCCCGCCGACCTCTCCTACTACTCCGCCGCCGAGATGAAGCTCAACGGCGTCGACGTTATCGTCGCCCGCACCGGCTACACCGGCGAGGACGGCTTTGAGCTCTACGCCGGCTTCGCGGATACCCCGGCTGTGTGGGACGCCGTCGTGGGCGCCGGCACCCCCTGCGGTCTCGCCGCGCGCGACTCCCTGCGCCTCGAAGCCGCGATGCCGCTCTACGGCCAGGAGCTGACCACCGACATCACCCCGGTCGAGGCCGGGATGGGCCGCGCCTTTGCCAAGAAGGAGGCCGACTTTGTGGGCAAGTCCGCCCTCACCGGCCGCGAGCCTTCCGTGGTCATCGCTGGCCTGACCTCCTCGGAGCGCCGCGCGGCGCGCGAGGGCGCCGAGGTGTACATCGGCGACGAGAAGATCGGCGTGGTCACCTCCGGCCAGCCCTCCCCCACCCTCGGTTACCCCGTCGCCCTCGCGCACCTCGCGCCGGAGCGCGCCGAGGTGGGAACCGATGTTGAAATTGACATCCGCGGACGCCGCTACCCGTTTACTATCAGTGAGACCCCCTTCTACAACCGAAAGGATGCCTAA
- the lipA gene encoding lipoyl synthase has product MTVAPEGRKLLRVEMRNAQTPIEQKPRWIRNAVKTGPEYEDMKNRVKGASLHTVCQEAGCPNIHECWESREATFLIGGANCSRRCDFCQINSAKPEPLDRGEPQRVAESVREMNLNYSTITGVTRDDLEDEGAWLYAEVVRKIHELNPHTGVENLTPDFSGKPDLLQEVFEARPEVFAHNVETVPRIFRRIRPAFRYDRSLDVIRQARDFGLITKSNLILGMGETRDEVLEALQDLVEAGTDIITITQYLRPGPQFHPIERWVKPEEFIEYRDAAYDMGFGAVMSGPLVRSSYRAGKLYVEAMKHRGLELPENLQHLAQTSEGDTAQEASTLLSKYGPSQDTPVMTR; this is encoded by the coding sequence GTGACTGTTGCACCAGAAGGCCGCAAGCTCCTCCGAGTGGAGATGCGTAACGCCCAGACCCCCATCGAGCAGAAGCCGCGCTGGATCCGCAACGCGGTGAAAACCGGTCCCGAGTATGAGGACATGAAAAACCGCGTGAAGGGGGCCTCCCTCCACACGGTGTGCCAGGAGGCGGGGTGCCCCAACATCCACGAGTGCTGGGAATCCCGCGAGGCCACCTTCCTCATCGGTGGCGCGAATTGCTCTCGGCGCTGTGACTTCTGCCAGATCAACTCCGCCAAGCCAGAGCCGCTGGACCGCGGCGAACCGCAGCGCGTGGCCGAGTCGGTCCGCGAGATGAACCTCAACTACTCCACCATCACGGGCGTGACCCGCGATGACCTCGAGGACGAGGGCGCGTGGCTCTACGCGGAGGTTGTGCGCAAGATCCACGAGCTGAACCCGCACACGGGCGTGGAGAATCTCACCCCGGACTTCTCGGGCAAGCCGGACCTGCTCCAGGAGGTCTTCGAGGCCCGCCCCGAGGTCTTTGCCCACAACGTGGAGACGGTGCCGCGGATCTTCCGCCGGATCCGCCCGGCGTTCCGCTACGACCGCTCGCTCGACGTCATCCGCCAGGCGCGGGACTTCGGTCTGATCACCAAGTCGAACCTCATCCTCGGCATGGGCGAGACCCGCGACGAGGTCCTCGAGGCGCTCCAGGATCTCGTCGAGGCCGGCACCGACATCATCACGATCACCCAGTACCTGCGCCCCGGCCCGCAGTTCCACCCGATCGAGCGGTGGGTCAAGCCGGAGGAGTTCATCGAGTACCGCGACGCGGCCTACGACATGGGCTTCGGCGCCGTCATGTCGGGCCCGCTCGTGCGTTCGTCGTACCGCGCCGGCAAGCTCTACGTGGAGGCGATGAAGCACCGTGGCCTCGAGCTGCCGGAGAACCTGCAGCACCTCGCCCAGACGTCTGAGGGCGACACCGCGCAGGAGGCCTCGACCCTGCTGAGCAAGTACGGCCCGTCCCAGGACACCCCGGTGATGACCCGCTAA